One genomic region from Thermoleptolyngbya sichuanensis A183 encodes:
- a CDS encoding nucleotidyltransferase family protein produces MLSNQATPSADQGSDQGANSCADLQATLIECKHLLSQHYGERLKSLIVFGSAVRNELTPTSDIDLLILLAPPINSFQELRAIVDLLYPLQLEAPYWISAKPADATEFEQGVSRFYRNILREGLVL; encoded by the coding sequence ATGCTGTCCAATCAAGCAACCCCAAGTGCAGACCAGGGTTCAGATCAAGGTGCGAACTCTTGTGCAGATTTACAAGCGACGCTGATCGAGTGTAAACACCTGCTGAGCCAGCATTATGGCGAAAGGCTAAAGTCTCTGATTGTCTTCGGCTCTGCCGTTAGAAATGAGTTGACCCCAACTAGTGATATTGATCTGCTGATATTGCTGGCTCCACCCATCAATTCCTTTCAAGAGCTGCGCGCCATTGTGGACTTGCTCTATCCGCTTCAGCTAGAAGCGCCATACTGGATTTCTGCAAAACCAGCCGACGCAACCGAGTTTGAGCAAGGCGTGAGTCGCTTCTACCGCAACATTTTGCGGGAAGGCCTCGTGTTGTAA
- the dusB gene encoding tRNA dihydrouridine synthase DusB translates to MITLSSELQQRLASPLKIGNFEVNSRVLQSPLSGVTDLVFRRLVRRYAPDSMMYTEMVNATGLHYVKQLPKIMEVDPSERPISIQLFDCRPDFLAEAAQKAVDEGADTVDINMGCPVNKITKNGGGSSLLRQPELAGEIVRSVVQAVNVPVTVKTRIGWSDQEINAVEFARRMEDAGAQMLTLHGRTRAQGYNGPARWEWIGKVKSALSIPVIANGDIFSVEAAVRCLEETGADGVMCSRGTLGYPFLVGEVDHFLKTGEVRRPPNPVERMQCARDHLEMLWEYKGDRGIRQARKHMTWYAKGFPDAAVLRGKLAVIENLEQGLELLDWAIARLSEYDWSDLPSAPPELVEV, encoded by the coding sequence ATGATTACGCTATCGTCAGAACTCCAGCAACGCCTCGCCTCGCCGCTCAAGATCGGCAATTTTGAGGTGAATAGTCGCGTGTTGCAGTCGCCGCTGTCGGGCGTGACCGATCTGGTGTTTCGGCGGCTGGTGCGGCGATATGCGCCCGACTCTATGATGTACACCGAAATGGTGAACGCGACGGGGCTGCACTACGTCAAGCAGCTTCCCAAAATCATGGAAGTAGACCCCAGCGAGCGTCCAATTAGCATTCAGCTTTTTGACTGTCGCCCCGACTTTTTGGCTGAGGCCGCGCAAAAGGCCGTAGACGAAGGCGCAGACACCGTAGACATCAACATGGGCTGCCCGGTGAATAAAATCACCAAAAATGGCGGCGGCTCCTCCCTGCTGCGGCAGCCGGAACTGGCGGGCGAGATTGTGCGGTCTGTGGTGCAGGCGGTGAATGTGCCCGTGACGGTGAAGACGCGCATCGGCTGGAGCGACCAGGAAATCAACGCGGTGGAATTTGCCCGCCGCATGGAAGATGCGGGCGCGCAAATGCTGACGCTGCACGGCCGCACTCGCGCTCAAGGCTACAACGGCCCCGCCCGCTGGGAGTGGATCGGCAAGGTGAAATCAGCGCTGTCGATTCCGGTGATTGCCAATGGAGATATTTTTTCGGTGGAGGCGGCGGTGCGCTGCCTGGAGGAGACGGGTGCAGATGGCGTGATGTGTTCGCGGGGGACGCTGGGCTATCCGTTTCTGGTGGGTGAGGTGGATCATTTCCTGAAAACGGGCGAGGTGCGTCGGCCGCCGAATCCGGTGGAGCGGATGCAGTGTGCCCGCGACCATTTGGAAATGCTGTGGGAGTATAAGGGCGATCGCGGCATTCGTCAGGCCCGCAAGCACATGACCTGGTATGCCAAGGGGTTTCCCGATGCGGCGGTGCTGCGCGGCAAGCTGGCCGTCATCGAAAATCTGGAGCAAGGGCTGGAACTGCTAGACTGGGCGATCGCCCGATTGTCTGAGTATGATTGGAGCGACCTGCCCAGCGCTCCACCAGAACTGGTCGAAGTTTAG
- the gltX gene encoding glutamate--tRNA ligase, with protein MSVRVRIAPSPTGKLHIGTARTAVFNWLFARHNGGQFVLRIEDTDLERSRSEFTDNILDGLKWLGLNWDEGPIFQTQRTELYRQKIQELLDKGLAYRAYDTPAELDAMRESQKARNEAPRYDNRHRDLTPEQEAAFIAEGRQPVIRFKIDDDREISWTDLVRGMVTWKGRDLGGDMVIARASAAGEIGAPLYNFVVVVDDIDMGISHVIRGEDHIGNTPKQILLYEALGATVPEFGHTPLILNQAGAKLSKRDGVTSISDFRDMGYTPEAIANYMTLLGWSPPEGMSEIFTLEEAAKQFSFDRVNKAGAKFDWDKLNWINSQYLHHKPLGELTDLLIPLWQAAGYEFDPTGDRPWLEQVAALVGPSLVKLNDAVEMTRYLFVPDVGFTDAATQQLQQPSVGTALQGILTALDTTAVTPDTVQDVIQQGVQAAGVKKGVVMKSLRAALTGDLQGPDLVQSWLLLHQRQIDKARLNQALAIAQSPA; from the coding sequence ATGTCCGTTCGAGTTCGCATTGCGCCCAGTCCCACCGGAAAGCTCCACATCGGCACCGCTCGTACTGCCGTGTTTAACTGGCTCTTTGCCCGTCACAATGGCGGCCAGTTTGTGCTGCGGATTGAAGATACTGACCTAGAGCGATCGCGCTCTGAGTTTACCGACAACATCCTCGACGGGCTGAAATGGCTGGGGCTGAATTGGGACGAGGGGCCCATCTTTCAAACCCAGCGCACCGAGCTATACCGCCAAAAAATTCAGGAATTGCTGGACAAGGGGCTAGCCTATCGCGCCTACGACACGCCCGCAGAACTGGACGCGATGCGCGAATCCCAAAAAGCCCGCAACGAAGCGCCCCGCTACGACAATCGCCATCGGGATTTAACGCCAGAGCAGGAAGCCGCTTTCATCGCCGAGGGTCGCCAGCCTGTCATCCGCTTCAAAATCGACGACGACCGGGAAATTTCCTGGACTGATCTAGTGCGCGGGATGGTCACCTGGAAGGGGCGCGACCTGGGCGGCGATATGGTAATTGCCCGCGCATCGGCGGCTGGCGAAATCGGCGCACCGCTCTACAACTTCGTCGTGGTGGTGGACGACATCGACATGGGCATTAGCCACGTCATTCGCGGTGAAGACCACATCGGCAACACGCCCAAGCAAATCCTGCTGTACGAGGCGCTGGGCGCGACCGTGCCAGAATTTGGGCATACGCCGCTGATCCTAAACCAGGCGGGCGCAAAGCTGTCGAAGCGAGACGGGGTTACGTCGATTTCCGACTTTCGCGACATGGGCTATACCCCAGAGGCGATCGCCAACTACATGACGCTGCTGGGCTGGTCGCCGCCGGAGGGCATGTCGGAGATTTTCACCCTGGAAGAAGCGGCGAAACAATTTAGCTTTGATCGAGTCAACAAGGCCGGAGCCAAGTTTGACTGGGACAAGCTCAACTGGATCAATAGCCAATACCTGCATCACAAGCCCCTCGGTGAACTGACCGACCTGCTGATTCCCCTGTGGCAAGCGGCGGGCTACGAGTTTGACCCGACGGGCGATCGCCCTTGGCTAGAACAAGTCGCCGCCCTCGTCGGCCCCAGCCTGGTGAAGCTGAACGACGCAGTGGAGATGACCCGCTACCTGTTCGTGCCGGATGTGGGCTTTACCGACGCAGCCACGCAGCAGCTTCAGCAGCCCAGCGTGGGCACGGCGCTTCAGGGCATCCTGACGGCGCTAGACACGACCGCTGTTACACCAGACACCGTGCAGGACGTGATTCAGCAGGGTGTGCAGGCGGCGGGCGTGAAAAAGGGCGTGGTGATGAAATCGCTGCGGGCGGCGCTGACGGGTGACTTGCAGGGGCCAGACCTGGTGCAATCCTGGTTGCTGCTGCATCAGCGGCAAATCGACAAAGCCCGCCTGAACCAGGCCCTGGCGATCGCCCAGTCCCCTGCCTAA